Proteins from a genomic interval of Lolium perenne isolate Kyuss_39 chromosome 1, Kyuss_2.0, whole genome shotgun sequence:
- the LOC127323561 gene encoding uncharacterized protein, which yields MLGRAGTAYAKKASKFEDSDSIHTSRPRAMSELPHRPAPRVATRPKTTAAGMRSEASGRRDLGAGRGTSPRSPLHEKKPAGVGAGSRVAELEAKLGKANGQLAEMREQLAAAEKARKDARAAFVHAKNRFAVKQGDVTSPPAQDNGDDHAPAEHRKLAEVATEDHVTNGGNDETRSISLPAISVLEPILPESENKRDQVDEQVNKASDDRDEVNKNVALVADGDRKRENPEADRLRNKLEVMDMEVYEVRAKLMVRDMEADELRVELKAKDTNISELTTKLVAKDTEIAALRASNAALAKTVSEATRESTESRAREAENALRESAAREAQLAERLAASERAREQLEAEARRSSVQSEQWRKAAEEAAAVLGGAPGGKDMRRHGSVGSTNGKMDMQDDVDGEGSGRKRKSGGAVRLLADLWKKKTQK from the exons ATGCTCGGACGCGCCGGCACAGCCTACGCCAAGAAGGCGAGCAAGTTCGAAGACTCGGACAGCATCCACACGTCAAGGCCCAG GGCCATGTCTGAGCTGCCGCACCGGCCAGCTCCTCGCGTGGCCACGCGCCCGAAGACAACGGCGGCGGGTATGCGCTCCGAGGCCAGCGGCCGCCGTGATCTCGGCGCCGGCCGTGGGACGTCACCACGCAGCCCGTTGCACGAG AAGAAACCGGCAGGTGTTGGTGCAGGGTCGCGGGTGGCGGAGCTTGAGGCGAAGCTGGGCAAGGCGAACGGCCAGCTTGCGGAGATGCGGGAGCAGCtcgcggcggcggagaaggccaGGAAGGACGCGCGCGCCGCGTTCGTCCATGCCAAGAATCGTTTCGCCGTGAAGCAGGGAGACGTCACTTCGCCGCCGGCCCAAGACAACGGCGACGATCATGCACCTGCAGAACATAGGAAGCTTGCAGAAGTCGCCACTGAAGATCATGTCACGAATGGTGGCAACGACGAGACAAGAAGCATCAGCTTGCCGGCCATCAGTGTTCTCGAACCAATCTTGCCGGAGTCAGAGAACAAGCGGGACCAAGTGGACGAACAGGTGAATAAGGCGAGTGATGATCGTGATGAGGTGAACAAAAATGTTGCCCTTGTTGCAGACGGCGACAGAAAGAGGGAAAACCCGGAGGCCGACCGGCTGAGGAATAAGCTGGAGGTGATGGACATGGAGGTCTACGAGGTGAGAGCGAAGCTGATGGTGAGGGACATGGAGGCGGACGAGCTGAGGGTGGAGCTGAAGGCGAAGGACACCAATATCAGTGAGCTGACGACGAAGCTAGTTGCAAAGGACACCGAAATCGCCGCTCTCAGAGCAAGCAACGCTGCCCTTGCAAAGACTGTCTCCGAGGCCACGAGGGAGTCGACGGAATCGAGGGCGAGGGAAGCCGAGAACGCACTAAGGGAGAGCGCGGCTCGTGAGGCACAACTAGCCGAGCGGCTCGCAGCGTCGGAGCGCGCGCGGGAGCAGCTGGAGGCCGAGGCGCGGCGTTCGAGCGTCCAGAGCGAGCAGTGGCGTaaggcggccgaggaggccgCCGCGGTGCTCGGTGGCGCGCCGGGCGGCAAGGACATGCGGCGCCACGGCTCGGTCGGTAGCACCAACGGGAAGATGGACATGCAGGACGACGTGGATGGCGAAGGCTCCGGCCGGAAGCGGAAATCCGGCGGCGCCGTACGGCTGCTGGccgacctgtggaagaagaaaacgCAGAAGTGA